The sequence AGTTCTAACAAACCCAGCCAGGAGACTCTGGAGAAGGACAAAACTTAAGGTATAAGGGTTTTTGGGTTAGTGTCTTCAATGTTTCGTGAAATTCTCAGAAATAAATTCGTAATTAGTGCATACATAATTGGTGTCATAACAATCATACTCGCCATATACATAATACTAAACCCTTTCAAAGTCAATTACTACTATAGCGGGCCCGCCATAAACAATTCATTCACAATAAATCCATCAAGCATAGTATTCATCATATTGAAAACGAATAATAGTAACCTCAATACAAACATAACAATAATCAAATGGATACCCGAGACCAACATATCAATAACACTATACTACGCCATAAGCCTAGGCCCCTACCAATCAAGGGAAATCAACTTCACAACCATCACAACACTTAACGTAGCATCAACAGGGCAGGGACGAATTACGATATTTGGCATTTATAGGCCAGAGGTTATTAATGTATTAACAATTATTCTCACAATACTATTTATATTAATAATAGCATTATTAATAATTGGATTTATTAAATCAATAATTAATATACGCGGAAAAATTTAAAAACTTAAACCGAAAAAGCAAGGTATGCCTACGCAAAGGAAAACAATAAATCACGTACTACTACTCATGACAATAGCTACAGTAACCGCACTGCTAGTAATGGGTTTCGTCGCCAGCGCACAACAAACAACACCATCCACAATTAACCTATACGAGGTCACACCAACTGAGGCCGTCCAATACTTTACCTCAGGCAGAATCGACATCTACCTAAACCCATTCGCCTTACCAACCAATGTCCTAACACAACTGAGTTCTACGTCTGGTATTCAAATGGTCAGCCCATCAATAACCTCCGCCTTTGACTTACTCTTCAACCCAGCGCCAAGCAATACAACCTTTAACCCCTTTGCCTACTGGCAATTCAGGTATTTGATGAATTACATAGCCGATAGACACGGTATTATAACACAGTTATTCTCCGGCTATGCAACACCAATATATAATTGGCCTGGTCCATACGCAATAAACAGCCAACTCCTAGTCCAATCAATGATTATTCAAGCAAACATACACTATGACCCAACCTATGCCAACCAATCAATCTTCGCCCTCTTCCAAGCAATAAACACAACGCCGAACTTCGACGGCATGTATAACCCGTGGGTAGGCAGAATACTATACATTAACCATCAGTGGTACTACATACCGCTCAACAGCACGACTCCTAAACCTGTCACAATAATATTCTTCATTAGGAATGATGATCCATATAGATATGCCATTGGGCAGTTCTTCATGTCGGAACTCCAGAGCATTGGCTTCACTGTTAAGCCAATATACGGCGACCTATCCGAAGCATTAACAATAGTCTACGGCTCAAACCCAACACAATTAGAATGGCAAATATATACTGAAGCCTGGACAATAACTCCGGAGACCTGGGATACCCTAGCTGGTGCGGCGTTCTGTGCATCATGGTATGGTTATATGCCTGGTTGGGGCGTTCCAGGCTTCTGGCAGTACACCAATTCAACTATTGATAAATTAAGTAGGTGGGTCACAGAAAGCAACTTCACGTCAGCGCAACAGTTTGATAGCTACTCAGAAACCGCTTTATATGATTGCTTCCAGCAGGCGGTTAGGGTATGGCTGGTGGCTGCGATATATCCATACCCGATACAGAACCTGACAAACTACATGCCAAGTATATTTGGTCTCGAGTGGCCTCTAGGCATAAAGTTCGCGTACTCAACAACACACCCCAACACACTCAATGTAGGTATGTTCCATGTAAGCGAATTCCCATGGAACACCTTCGGGTGGTACATTGAACTAGATACTTACTCCTCTGATGTTATTCAGGAGTTCACGAGCGACCCATTCTACTACTACAACCCATTAACTACTGAGCCAATGCCCTATAGGGGTGCTTGGAATGCGATAATTAGCCCGAATGGTTCAGCAATATACCCGGTGCCGCCCAATGCAGTGATTTGGAATGCAACAGCTGAGAAGTGGCAGGATGTTGGGCCTGGTCAGTATGCCAGGTCGGTTGTTTACCTGTATTTCAATGGTACTTGGCTTGGTCAGTACTGGCAGGATGGCCAACCAATAAGCATGGCCGACGTAATCTTTACCTACTACACGTGGTTTGACCTAGCAGCCACAACAACTACTGGCGCGCCAGACCTAGGCCCTAACCAGGGCACTGCAAGCGACATTGGTAGCGCATTGGCACCAGGCGTGAGTACTATAGTTGGTATTCAGTTCTTCCCGAACGGTACAGTCGTTGTTTACGGTAACTACTGGTTCCCCGACCCTAACTTCGTAGCCGCTTATTATGCTCCAGGTTTTCCAACATTCACCACCCCGTGGGTTGACCAAGCCATTGAGTTTTATGCCTATCAGCAGGGTAAGTACGCCTTTGATGAACCTGAGGCTCAGTCACTGAGTATATCAACAGGAGACTTTAGATCGCCGCAGTTTAATCAGTACGTGGCAGGTGTGCTGCAGAACTGGATTAAGATTGGGTATATTTGGGATAATGGTTCATGGGCTATAATAAATGGCCAGAACTTCCTTGGCTCTAATGCTACCGCAACGGCTATTCAGGACTATGAGGATGCGCTGAGCTTTTACAATACCTATGGTAACTTCTGGATTAGTAACGGTCCATACATACTCAAGAGCATAACTACAGTAACGCCACAGTCGGCTGTACTCGTCAGCTGGAGCGGTTACCCGTATAACTACACATACTGGTTCAATCAGATATTCACTAGGTCGGGTATTACATCAGTGCCCTCGAACCTAGTTACAAGCGTAACCTCTGTATCTCCATCATCAATAACAGCCAATACCACAGTAACGTTAACAGTGAGCGTAAGTGCTTTCGGAAACCCAGAGGCCTATGTATACCTAATTAACCCGGCGAATGGGCAGATACTTTATGAAACACTTGCCTCATCAACAACACCAGGTACATTAACAATAACAATACCGAGCAATGTAACGGCTACATTAACGCCTGGAAGTTATGAACTAGAACTATTTACATTCACTAACCTTGTAAAGGCACCCGTGCAATACGTAACCTCACTAACAGTAGCGCCACCGCCAACAACGACCACTACGACTACGACCAAAACTACTGCAACAAGCTCAGCGCTATTAATAGCCGTGATAGTGATAATAGTTGTAATTATAATAATAATCGGTGTATGGCTGGCTACTAGAAGGAGGAAGTGATTAATTTTGTCAAATGATCTTCGTTGTTAAAAATCACAATTTCTTAATTTTTATATTTATTCTAGATTGGTCTACATAATGTTAGTAAGGCTTAAATAGTGTAGTGGGTTCTTCAATGTCGATGGGTCTTGCAAGGACGCTTGCAGTTAGAGCTGCAACACTAGTTGTCTTGCTATTCATAGTACTCTTCGTAATCTCCTTTGCCTTAGCCGGACCTGCGTCAAAGATACTTAAGGATGAAATAATGATGGAGGCGAAATCCATAGTGATGAACTTAATGTTGCATGGACACTATAACTCAACCCAGGTTCAGCAGATAGAGAACCAAATAATAACTGAGCTGGAGAATGCATATGGCCTTAATAAACCGCCAGTGATAAGGACGCTTTATATAATGTATAATATGGTAATGTTTAATTGGGGTTACTCATACTTTCCGAGTGAGTATGGTAATATTGGTGGCGGTAAGGTAGTTGATATAGTACTGTCGGCCTTGCCCGGTACAATACTACTTGATACCTTTGGTATATTACTTAGTGCATTTATAGGCATAGAGATAGGACTTAGGTCGGCCCTTAAGTATGGCTCTAGGTCTGATAAGGCTGTTATGTACTACGCTGCGTTGGCCAATGGTATACCGCAGTGGTGGTTGGGTATTGTCATGCTATTGATATTCTCATTTTACCTAGCTCAAATACATTCGCCGATTTACTTCCCGACAGGTGGTATAATTAGTCCCAGATACTATGAAACATGGTTGTTGGATCCGGTAAAGGTGTTCATGATTCCGCAGGCTGTTCTTGACCTGCTATGGCATTTTGCGCTACCGCTCATAACAGTGTTGTTGATTAATGTTGGTGGTTGGGCGTACTTCGCGAGGACGGTTGTGCTTAATATTTCCCAGGAGGATTTCGTAAATTTCGCAAAGATTAAGGGATTACCCGAGAGTCAAATTGTGAATAGGTATATACTTAGGCCGGCTGCTCCGTCAATATTGACGAGTATCTTCATAACTATACCGTTCATAATATTTGGTGGCTTCCTGGTCACCGAAATGGTGTTTCATTGGTGGGGTCTTGGTTATGTGTATAACATAGCAATTGTTGGGTCTCCAGTGCCTGATTTACCGGTTGTTGTTGCGCTGACTTATGCGTCAACATTGCTTTATATTGTGATAATATTTATTATGGAAATAGTCTACATAATGCTCGATCCAAGACTCAGGGAGTGAGATGATGAGCATGGCGAAGAATAGGCGGGAGTTTAGGATCCTTGGAATGACACCAAGTGAGATTAGTGGGGAGTTCTTTTCATCAAGTACTGGTAAGGTTGCGGCTGTATTATTCATAATACTAATTGCAGTATCGATATATGCATTGATTGTTTTACCGCCAAACTTCGCAAATGTATGGAATAACCCAAAGTACTGGCAGTTAAATCCTCAGTATGCGCCGCCTGCCTGGATTGACTCGATAATAGGCCCCGTGTTCTCGCCACAGGTATACGTTAATAATTATGCATACGGTATACAACAAAGCAATGGAATTACCTATGTCACCGTATCCTTCACTGCTAATTATGAGTATAATAAGCCCTGGAGTGAGATATTTATCGTTGTAAATAACCCAGCCATATATAGCATGGAGCAGCCTCCTGTGGTTTCAATAACCGTATACAGGCCAGATGGGAGCGAAATGACACTGGGCCCAGTGCCTATTAGTAACAGGGTAATAGTCCTTGGTGTGTCTCCTGAAGTCGTAAGTCAAGTAAACCTATTCTACGCCGAGAAGTACCATATCACTAGCGTAGTGCCTGCCGGGTCCTCTGCCATACCGTACATATTTTACACGTATGATGATGGAAAGCCGGCACCGTTGAAGGGAACATACAAATTCTACCTCGTTTTTTATGTATTTTCGCAAAATTCATCAGTAATTAATAATAATGACCTAAGGATTGTGCTTCAGGGTCAGGCATATGGTTTAATGGGTACTGATAATATGGGCCATGACCTATGGCTCGGGCTTTTGGCTGGTTTCCCAATAGACCTGGCGGTAGGGCTGCTTTCTGCATTGATCATTGTTATTATTGCCATAATAATTGGTATAATTGCCGGCTTTTATGGTGGGTTAGTTGATGAGTCTCTGATGAGGCTTACGGACTTCGTAATACTGCTGCCGGCATTCCCGTTATTAATAGTGTTCTCCGTTCTCTTCCAATGGAGTATTTGGGACGCTGTGATATTCCTGGCCATTGTGTCCTGGGGTGCCTCAGCTAGGATTATTAGGGCTATGATTATGCAGATAAGGAGTGCGCAGTACATAGAATCAGCGGTAATAGCTGGTGCGAGTAGGATGTGGATACTTAGGAATCACATAATGCCTCAGATAATTCCGTACGTGCTTTATTTACTGGTCACTAATGTGCCAGGTGCAATACTTACTTTGGCCTCCATAAACTTCCTCGGCCTTGCAGGTTCTGAGTACCCGACATGGGGCATGCTCCTCTATTATGCTGATGAGTTTGGTGCGTTAACATCTGGTTATTGGTGGTGGGTTATACCACCTGGACTGCTTGTGGCCTTCGTTGCGGTAGTCTTTATATTAACTGCAATGGCCTCAGAGCCAGTGGTTAATCCAAGGCTTAGGTATGGGTGATGGGGATGACGTTACTCGAGGTTAGAAATGCAAGGCTTTACTACGCAACCACGAAGGGAGTAGTAAAGGCTGTTGATGGTATATCCTTTGAATTGAATGAGGGGGAGACACTGGCTGTGGTTGGTGAGTCGGGTAGTGGGAAGACGACATTGGGTAAATTACTTACAAGGGTTTGGGAGAGGAACGTCTCTGTTGTTGATGGTGAGATTTACCTGGAGGGTAAGGAGATCCTTCACATACCTGAGGAGGAGTTTAGGAGGGAGATTAGGTGGAGGAAGATCGCTATGGTGCCCCAGGCATCAATGAATGCTCTGAATCCCGTGATCAGAATTGGTGATCAAATGATTGAACCATTGCTACTGCAGGGAACCAGTAGGGATGAGGCGCTTAAGATGGCGATGGATGCCCTGGAGTCTGTAGGCTTACCCAGGGATCTTGTAAATAGGTATCCGCATCAACTTAGTGGTGGTATGAAGCAGAGGGTTATAATTGCTATGTCAATAATGGCTCATCCAAAGGTCGTAATTCTTGATGAACCAACGTCAGCTCTTGATGTGATAACGCAGGCAAATATAATGAACCTTTTGAAGAAGCTTAAATGGGAGTTTAGGTTATCATATATATTTGTTACTCATGACCTCTCATTGGCAAGCGAACTCGCGGATTCCGTGGCAATAATGTATGCAGGTAAGCTCGTGGAGATAGGCGGCGCCGAGGACATCTATGGAAACCCAAGTCACCCATATACCCAGGGCTTAATATCCAGCGTGCCAACCCTAAGAGTTGATAAGAATCTCTCCTTCATAGCTGGTGAGGTGCCAAGTCTAATCAATCCGCCAGCAGGTTGTAGATTCCACCCAAGATGCCCGTTCTATAGGGATAGGGATTATCTTAAGGGTCTTTGTGATGCCAAGGAGCCGCCAATGATTGAACTTGAGGGCAAGGCCAGTAGGAAGCATTTAGTGGCTTGTTGGTTATATAAATAGTATAAAAGTAAATAAGATATTGATGTAAATATAGGTTAGATTTTTAAACCATAATTGTAGTGATGAGGTGCTATATGCCAGAGACCTTTGATGATACTCCGTGGGTTAGGAAGGATAGCTTGGTCATTGCGCATAGATTAAGGACGTACTACACAATAAAGCCTGGTCTCTTCGCTAAACCCAGGTATGTCAAAGCCGTTGATGATATTAGCCTAAGCATTGATAGGGGTATTACATTGGCCGTTATTGGTGAGTCGGGTAGTGGGAAGACGACACTAGGTAGGACACTAATTAGGCTCCTTGAACCTATTTCAGGTGAGATATACTTTGATGGGCATGACATAACTCATATGAAGGAAGAGGAATTGAAGAAGATAGGCTTCAGAAGAAGAGTTAGTATGGTATTCCAAGACCCATACTCAAGCCTTAACCCGTTCCACAGCATACATTTCATACTTGAGGAGCCGCTTATGGTGCAGGGAATATCTGCGGAGGAGAGGGAGGAGAGAATATTCAAGGCGCTTGAGGAGGTTAAGTTAACTCCACCTGAGGACTTCATAAATAAGTATCCGCATATGCTCAGTGGTGGGCAAAGGCAGAGAATTGCCGTTGCAAGGGCGATAATAACGAATCCGGACTTCATAGTTGCAGATGAGCCCGTCTCAATGCTTGATGCATCGATAAGGGTTGAGATACTGACAATCCTAAAGGATATACAACAGAGGCATAAGATGGCCTTTATGTACATAACACACGACATATCTACGGCTAAGTACTTCAGCGACTATATACTGATAATGTATGCGGGGCAATTCGCTGAATATGGACCGTTTAGGGACGTGGTCAAGAACCCACTTCATCCATACGCCCAATCGCTCGTTGAGGCAATACCGGATCCGGACCCGAGCAATAGGTTGAGGGAGAGGAAGGTGGCTCCTGGTGAACCGCCGAACCTAGCTAATCCACCGTCTGGTTGCAGGTTCCACCCAAGATGCCCATATGCAATGGATATATGCAAAAAGCAGGAACCACCGGTTATAGAGGCAAGACCTGGTGTATTTGTTAAGTGTTGGTTATACGTTAAGAAATAATTAACGCGGAACTAAGGCTTTTAATGGGGGTTATTATTACTGACATAAATGTCGATTTCCAGTGATATCCTTAAGGCCGTAATGAGGAACTACCCAACTGGCGTCACGATAGTGACCACGGTGCATAATAATGAGTACTATGGGTTAACGGTTAACTCATTCACATCACTATCACTGGATCCACCGCTTGTGTTAGTTGCCATTGATAGGAGGCTAGCAAGTCATGAGGCCATTGATAAGTCAAATGTTTATGCCGTGAACATATTATCAGATGACCTAAAGGAGTTAGCTGTGAGGTTTGCAACGGCGCCTAGGGAGGATAGGTTTAAGGGATTGAAAATAAGAACCGCAAAGACTGGCTCGCCAATAATTGATGGCTCAATAGCCTACCTGGACTGTAGGGTTACTGCAAAGTACCCAGGCGGTGATCACACAATATTCATTGGTGAAGTCGTCGATACTCAAGTAATGAACAACAAACTACCATTAATATACTACAATAGAGGCTACTACACCATTAAGCAAGCCACACCATTACCATAACCCTGGTCGCATATCGCTCCATGCCATAATGGGCAGCCTCGGTATGCCGTAGTAAAAACCATTTAAATAGC is a genomic window of Vulcanisaeta souniana JCM 11219 containing:
- a CDS encoding ABC transporter substrate-binding protein; its protein translation is MPTQRKTINHVLLLMTIATVTALLVMGFVASAQQTTPSTINLYEVTPTEAVQYFTSGRIDIYLNPFALPTNVLTQLSSTSGIQMVSPSITSAFDLLFNPAPSNTTFNPFAYWQFRYLMNYIADRHGIITQLFSGYATPIYNWPGPYAINSQLLVQSMIIQANIHYDPTYANQSIFALFQAINTTPNFDGMYNPWVGRILYINHQWYYIPLNSTTPKPVTIIFFIRNDDPYRYAIGQFFMSELQSIGFTVKPIYGDLSEALTIVYGSNPTQLEWQIYTEAWTITPETWDTLAGAAFCASWYGYMPGWGVPGFWQYTNSTIDKLSRWVTESNFTSAQQFDSYSETALYDCFQQAVRVWLVAAIYPYPIQNLTNYMPSIFGLEWPLGIKFAYSTTHPNTLNVGMFHVSEFPWNTFGWYIELDTYSSDVIQEFTSDPFYYYNPLTTEPMPYRGAWNAIISPNGSAIYPVPPNAVIWNATAEKWQDVGPGQYARSVVYLYFNGTWLGQYWQDGQPISMADVIFTYYTWFDLAATTTTGAPDLGPNQGTASDIGSALAPGVSTIVGIQFFPNGTVVVYGNYWFPDPNFVAAYYAPGFPTFTTPWVDQAIEFYAYQQGKYAFDEPEAQSLSISTGDFRSPQFNQYVAGVLQNWIKIGYIWDNGSWAIINGQNFLGSNATATAIQDYEDALSFYNTYGNFWISNGPYILKSITTVTPQSAVLVSWSGYPYNYTYWFNQIFTRSGITSVPSNLVTSVTSVSPSSITANTTVTLTVSVSAFGNPEAYVYLINPANGQILYETLASSTTPGTLTITIPSNVTATLTPGSYELELFTFTNLVKAPVQYVTSLTVAPPPTTTTTTTTKTTATSSALLIAVIVIIVVIIIIIGVWLATRRRK
- a CDS encoding ABC transporter permease, coding for MGLARTLAVRAATLVVLLFIVLFVISFALAGPASKILKDEIMMEAKSIVMNLMLHGHYNSTQVQQIENQIITELENAYGLNKPPVIRTLYIMYNMVMFNWGYSYFPSEYGNIGGGKVVDIVLSALPGTILLDTFGILLSAFIGIEIGLRSALKYGSRSDKAVMYYAALANGIPQWWLGIVMLLIFSFYLAQIHSPIYFPTGGIISPRYYETWLLDPVKVFMIPQAVLDLLWHFALPLITVLLINVGGWAYFARTVVLNISQEDFVNFAKIKGLPESQIVNRYILRPAAPSILTSIFITIPFIIFGGFLVTEMVFHWWGLGYVYNIAIVGSPVPDLPVVVALTYASTLLYIVIIFIMEIVYIMLDPRLRE
- a CDS encoding ABC transporter permease, translated to MSMAKNRREFRILGMTPSEISGEFFSSSTGKVAAVLFIILIAVSIYALIVLPPNFANVWNNPKYWQLNPQYAPPAWIDSIIGPVFSPQVYVNNYAYGIQQSNGITYVTVSFTANYEYNKPWSEIFIVVNNPAIYSMEQPPVVSITVYRPDGSEMTLGPVPISNRVIVLGVSPEVVSQVNLFYAEKYHITSVVPAGSSAIPYIFYTYDDGKPAPLKGTYKFYLVFYVFSQNSSVINNNDLRIVLQGQAYGLMGTDNMGHDLWLGLLAGFPIDLAVGLLSALIIVIIAIIIGIIAGFYGGLVDESLMRLTDFVILLPAFPLLIVFSVLFQWSIWDAVIFLAIVSWGASARIIRAMIMQIRSAQYIESAVIAGASRMWILRNHIMPQIIPYVLYLLVTNVPGAILTLASINFLGLAGSEYPTWGMLLYYADEFGALTSGYWWWVIPPGLLVAFVAVVFILTAMASEPVVNPRLRYG
- a CDS encoding ABC transporter ATP-binding protein, translating into MTLLEVRNARLYYATTKGVVKAVDGISFELNEGETLAVVGESGSGKTTLGKLLTRVWERNVSVVDGEIYLEGKEILHIPEEEFRREIRWRKIAMVPQASMNALNPVIRIGDQMIEPLLLQGTSRDEALKMAMDALESVGLPRDLVNRYPHQLSGGMKQRVIIAMSIMAHPKVVILDEPTSALDVITQANIMNLLKKLKWEFRLSYIFVTHDLSLASELADSVAIMYAGKLVEIGGAEDIYGNPSHPYTQGLISSVPTLRVDKNLSFIAGEVPSLINPPAGCRFHPRCPFYRDRDYLKGLCDAKEPPMIELEGKASRKHLVACWLYK
- a CDS encoding ABC transporter ATP-binding protein, with product MPETFDDTPWVRKDSLVIAHRLRTYYTIKPGLFAKPRYVKAVDDISLSIDRGITLAVIGESGSGKTTLGRTLIRLLEPISGEIYFDGHDITHMKEEELKKIGFRRRVSMVFQDPYSSLNPFHSIHFILEEPLMVQGISAEEREERIFKALEEVKLTPPEDFINKYPHMLSGGQRQRIAVARAIITNPDFIVADEPVSMLDASIRVEILTILKDIQQRHKMAFMYITHDISTAKYFSDYILIMYAGQFAEYGPFRDVVKNPLHPYAQSLVEAIPDPDPSNRLRERKVAPGEPPNLANPPSGCRFHPRCPYAMDICKKQEPPVIEARPGVFVKCWLYVKK
- a CDS encoding flavin reductase family protein: MSISSDILKAVMRNYPTGVTIVTTVHNNEYYGLTVNSFTSLSLDPPLVLVAIDRRLASHEAIDKSNVYAVNILSDDLKELAVRFATAPREDRFKGLKIRTAKTGSPIIDGSIAYLDCRVTAKYPGGDHTIFIGEVVDTQVMNNKLPLIYYNRGYYTIKQATPLP